From the Bacteroidota bacterium genome, the window CGTGAAGAATACGGACGCATCATCATTCTATATGGAGGCAGAAGCCCGCTGGATTTGCTCTACCGAGTGGAGCTTGAACGATGGGAAGATGAGAAGAATGTGGAAGTTCTGGTAACCGTTGATCGCGGGGACTCATCGTGGAAGGGTCACATTGGCGTCGTGACGTCTCTCCTGTCGTATATAAAGCTTGATACGCGCAACACGCTCGCGTATGTCTGCGGACCCGAGATCATGATGAAGTATACGATTGACGAGCTTGAGCGTCGCGGCTTGCCTCTTGATAGAGTCTACCTTTCGATGGAGCGGAACATGAAGTGTGCAGTCGGGTTCTGCGGGCATTGCCAGTACGGACCGACATTCATCTGCAAAGATGGCCCCGTGTTTCCGCTCCCTCGGATTCGATCATTGCTGGATAGAAAGGAGTTGTAGATATGCCGGCAAAAAAACCGAAGCTTGCAGTCTTCAAATTTGCATCTTGCGATGGCTGCCAACTCTCTCTTCTTGATGCAGAGGATGAACTCCTTCTAGTTGCAGGAGCTGTGGAGATTGCCAACTTCCCTGAAGCCAGCCGTCGCATACTACGCGGTCCGTACGATATCGGGTTGGTGGAGGGCAGCATAACAACTCCGCATGACGTTGAACGGATCAGGCATATTCGGAAGGAGTGCAAAGTTCTGATTACGATCGGAGCGTGTGCGACGGCCGGCGGCATTCAAGCGCTGCGGAATTGGAAAGATGTGAAGGAGTTTACGAGACTTGTGTACGCTTCTCCGGAACATATCTCGACACTCGACCGTTCAATGCCTGTCGGCTCGTATGTGCATGTCGATTTCGAACTGCGAGGATGCCCCATCAACAAGTATCAACTGATTGAAGTGGTCAATGCGTATCTCAACAAAAGAAAGCCGAACATACCTGCGCATAGTGTGTGCATTGATTGCAAGACCAAGGGAAATATCTGTGTGATGGTGGCGAAGGGCACGCCCTGTCTCGGCCCGGTTACGCAAGCAGGATGCGGGGCGCTCTGCCCCTCGTTCCATCGCGGTTGCTACGGCTGTTTCGGACCGATGGAAAGCCCGAACCCGGCCTCATTGAGCAAGCAACTGAAAGATTTGGAACTGGGAAATCATGATATCATGCTCTTGTTCCGCGGGTTCAACGCATACGCAGAGGCGTTCAGAAAGGAAAGTGACGCGCATGAAAAATAGAATCATCAAAGTAGATCAACTCGCCCGTGTCGAAGGTGAGGGGGCGGTGTTTGTCAAGATCAGCTTGGGGAAAGTGACTGATGTGAAGCTCAAGATCTTTGAGCCACCCCGCTTCTTCGAGGCGTTTCTTCGCGGACGGGACTACTCCGAAGCACCAGATATCACGGCTCGTATTTGCGGCATTTGTCCCGTCGCATATCAGATGAGCGCCGTAACGGCAATGGAGGATGCCTTCGAGATAGAAGTGGATGGCCAACTGCGTGAACTGAGAAAGCTCCTCTACTGCGGCGAATGGATTGAAAGTCACGTTCTTCATATCTACATGCTTCATGCGCCCGATTTCCTAGGTTATGAAGATGCCCTGCTTCTCGCAAAAGACCAGCCGGACCTTGTGAAGAAAGCCCTTCGCATGAAAAAAATCGGCAACGATCTTATGACTCTGATCGGAGGACGGGAGATCCATCCGATTAATGTCAAAGTGGGCGGATTTTACCGTGTTCCGACAAAATCTGAACTGGAGCAAAAACGTGATGACCTGAAATGGGGACTGGATGGTGCAATTGAGACGGCTAAACTTGTCAATACCTTTGAGTTCCCTGATTTCGAAGTTGACTATGAGTTTGTATCGTTGAAGCAGCCGAATGAATATCCACTCATAGGCGGCAGGTTCGTCAGCAGCAGCGGATTGGATATCGCCATTCGTGAATACGAATTTCACTTTGAAGAACGGCATATCGCGCATTCAAACGCCCTCCATTCGGTGGAGAAGGGAAAAGGCCCGTACGCCGTTGGCCCGCTTGCCCGCTTCAACCTGAGTTTCGAGACCCTGTCGGAAACCGCACAGCAAGTGGCAAGAGATATCGGGTTGGCGCCGGTAGTAAAGAATCCGTTCAAGAGTATTATCGTTCGCGCTATCGAAACCATTCACGCATATGAAGAATCTCTTCGAATCATTACCCAATACGAAGAGCCGGAACACCCGTCGGTTGAAGTGTGGCCGCAAGCCGGTATCGGTTTCGGAGCAAGTGAGGCGCCTCGAGGCACCCTCTATCACCGCTATCGGGTAAATGATGACGGGACGATTCTCGATGCCAAGATTGTGCCCCCCACAGCGCAAAATCAGCCAACAATAGAAAGCGATTTACGTCTTTTCGTTTCGGCGAACGTTGACTTGCCGCGTGAGGAACTGACGTGGAAGGCAGAGCAGGCAGTGCGCAACTACGACCCGTGTATATCGTGCGCAACACATTTTGTAACTTTAGAGAAGGAGTAAGACTTGCGTCGGCTGTAATGCCAATGAGGGTTATCTTCTGAAAGGAGGGTAGAAATATGGCAACACGCTATGAACACACACAAATCGGTATGGTTATGGTGGGAATGCTTGCGCTGGGGATTTTCTGTGCAACATTCTGGATGATCTATCTTGGATTCAGTTGGATAGGTCTGATTGCGCTTGTTGCACTTGACGCGTCCTTGATGCTGTTCTCGACACTGACAGTGAGAATTGAGAATCGCATCTTGCTGATTTCCTTCGGGCCGGGAGTGATTCGCAAGGCTTTCGACTTGAATCAGGTGCGAGAAT encodes:
- a CDS encoding FAD/NAD(P)-binding protein, with the translated sequence MLTHPVTIRKVIWENDDTFTLTLDMNGMPDAFSFLPGQFNMLYVYGVGEAAISISSDPLRTGTLDHTIHRVGTVTTALSQKKRGDVIGIRGPYGSNWPLDVARKRDVCIITGGIGLAPLRPVIYSLLKKREEYGRIIILYGGRSPLDLLYRVELERWEDEKNVEVLVTVDRGDSSWKGHIGVVTSLLSYIKLDTRNTLAYVCGPEIMMKYTIDELERRGLPLDRVYLSMERNMKCAVGFCGHCQYGPTFICKDGPVFPLPRIRSLLDRKEL
- a CDS encoding oxidoreductase, translating into MPAKKPKLAVFKFASCDGCQLSLLDAEDELLLVAGAVEIANFPEASRRILRGPYDIGLVEGSITTPHDVERIRHIRKECKVLITIGACATAGGIQALRNWKDVKEFTRLVYASPEHISTLDRSMPVGSYVHVDFELRGCPINKYQLIEVVNAYLNKRKPNIPAHSVCIDCKTKGNICVMVAKGTPCLGPVTQAGCGALCPSFHRGCYGCFGPMESPNPASLSKQLKDLELGNHDIMLLFRGFNAYAEAFRKESDAHEK
- a CDS encoding Ni/Fe hydrogenase subunit alpha, producing MKNRIIKVDQLARVEGEGAVFVKISLGKVTDVKLKIFEPPRFFEAFLRGRDYSEAPDITARICGICPVAYQMSAVTAMEDAFEIEVDGQLRELRKLLYCGEWIESHVLHIYMLHAPDFLGYEDALLLAKDQPDLVKKALRMKKIGNDLMTLIGGREIHPINVKVGGFYRVPTKSELEQKRDDLKWGLDGAIETAKLVNTFEFPDFEVDYEFVSLKQPNEYPLIGGRFVSSSGLDIAIREYEFHFEERHIAHSNALHSVEKGKGPYAVGPLARFNLSFETLSETAQQVARDIGLAPVVKNPFKSIIVRAIETIHAYEESLRIITQYEEPEHPSVEVWPQAGIGFGASEAPRGTLYHRYRVNDDGTILDAKIVPPTAQNQPTIESDLRLFVSANVDLPREELTWKAEQAVRNYDPCISCATHFVTLEKE